A single genomic interval of Aquisalimonas asiatica harbors:
- the pqqC gene encoding pyrroloquinoline-quinone synthase PqqC produces the protein MTAWSSSSEAPWSREEFERQLRALGRYYHFHHPYQKMMAAGELTREQMQGWVINRYYYQINIPRKDAAVLANCPDRDVRRRWIQRIIDHDGDDRNEGGIAAWLALGDAVGVSRERMTSLDEVLPGVRFAVDAYHNFARQQPWQEAVCSSLTELFAPDAHRSRLETWPRHYPWVDRAGLAYFENRLGQAREDVRHGLALTLDLFDTRERQERALEVLRFKLDVLWTMLDAMYLAYVVGMPPYHAVPEGD, from the coding sequence ATGACGGCATGGTCATCGAGCTCTGAGGCACCGTGGAGCCGGGAAGAATTCGAGCGCCAGCTCCGCGCGCTGGGCCGGTACTACCATTTCCACCACCCCTACCAGAAGATGATGGCCGCCGGGGAGCTCACCCGCGAGCAGATGCAGGGGTGGGTAATCAACCGCTACTACTACCAGATCAACATCCCGCGCAAGGATGCGGCGGTGCTCGCCAACTGTCCGGATCGTGACGTCCGCCGCCGGTGGATCCAGCGCATCATCGACCACGATGGCGATGACCGGAACGAGGGCGGCATTGCCGCCTGGCTGGCGCTGGGTGACGCCGTGGGCGTCTCCCGCGAGCGCATGACCTCCCTGGACGAAGTCCTCCCCGGGGTGCGCTTCGCCGTGGACGCCTACCACAACTTCGCCCGGCAGCAGCCGTGGCAGGAGGCGGTGTGCTCCTCACTGACCGAGCTGTTCGCACCCGATGCGCACCGCTCCAGGCTGGAGACCTGGCCGCGCCACTACCCCTGGGTGGATCGCGCGGGGCTGGCCTATTTCGAGAACCGTCTCGGACAGGCCCGCGAGGATGTCCGGCACGGCCTGGCGCTGACCCTGGATCTGTTCGACACCCGCGAGCGCCAGGAGCGCGCCCTGGAGGTGCTGCGCTTCAAACTGGACGTTCTGTGGACCATGCTTGATGCCATGTACCTGGCCTACGTGGTCGGAATGCCGCCCTATCACGCCGTTCCGGAGGGAGACTGA
- the pqqB gene encoding pyrroloquinoline quinone biosynthesis protein PqqB gives MRIRVLGSAAGGGFPQWNCNCPRCREARSGRLADESRTQSSIAVSADGQRWLLINASPDIRAQILATPELQPGRGARDTGIAAIALMDSQIDHVTGLLMLRESATPLPVYCSERAEEDLRTGFPILEILSHYCGTQVHNLPLDGQAVEPAEVPGIRFTPVALTSKAPPYSPHRADPRPGDNLGLFLEDRSSGRAAFYAPGLGEMEPHLETWMASADVLLVDGTTWTDDEMQRTVGGRKTAREMGHMPQTGPGGMIERLRRYPRARRVLIHINNTNPILDPASAERAQLAEEGIEVAHDGMVIEL, from the coding sequence ATGCGCATTCGCGTGCTTGGATCCGCCGCGGGCGGCGGATTCCCCCAGTGGAACTGCAACTGCCCCCGATGCCGTGAGGCACGATCCGGCCGGCTGGCGGACGAAAGCCGCACCCAGTCGTCCATCGCGGTCAGCGCCGATGGCCAGCGCTGGCTGCTGATCAACGCCTCCCCCGACATTCGCGCGCAGATACTCGCCACCCCGGAGCTCCAGCCCGGGCGCGGTGCACGGGATACCGGCATTGCCGCGATCGCGCTGATGGACAGCCAGATCGATCACGTCACCGGTCTGCTGATGCTGCGCGAGAGCGCAACACCACTGCCGGTCTACTGCAGCGAACGGGCCGAAGAGGATCTGCGGACCGGTTTTCCGATCCTCGAGATCCTCTCCCACTACTGCGGCACGCAGGTCCACAACCTGCCGCTGGATGGACAGGCGGTCGAGCCCGCCGAGGTGCCCGGCATCCGCTTCACGCCCGTGGCGCTGACCAGCAAGGCACCGCCCTACTCCCCCCACCGGGCCGACCCGCGGCCCGGCGACAACCTGGGGCTTTTCCTGGAGGACCGGAGCAGCGGACGCGCCGCCTTCTATGCGCCCGGACTCGGGGAGATGGAGCCCCACCTGGAGACCTGGATGGCAAGCGCAGACGTCCTGCTGGTGGACGGCACCACCTGGACCGACGACGAAATGCAGCGGACCGTGGGTGGCCGCAAGACCGCCAGGGAGATGGGCCATATGCCCCAGACCGGGCCGGGCGGCATGATCGAACGCCTGCGCCGCTACCCCCGCGCGCGCCGCGTTCTCATTCACATCAACAACACCAACCCCATTCTCGACCCCGCGTCCGCCGAGCGGGCGCAACTGGCCGAGGAGGGGATCGAGGTTGCCCATGACGGCATGGTCATCGAGCTCTGA
- the pqqA gene encoding pyrroloquinoline quinone precursor peptide PqqA, whose protein sequence is MWTKPAYNDIRLGFEINLYVTAR, encoded by the coding sequence ATGTGGACCAAGCCTGCTTACAACGACATTCGACTCGGGTTCGAAATCAACCTGTACGTCACCGCACGGTGA
- the pqqD gene encoding pyrroloquinoline quinone biosynthesis peptide chaperone PqqD yields the protein MDRSTPIALARGVRLQWEPAQEARVLLYPEGMVQLNESAGEILALCDGRTLADLIDELSRRFPDADVADDVVEFLVDARSQGWVQWEEQGHEH from the coding sequence ATGGATCGCTCCACACCCATCGCCCTGGCCCGCGGCGTTCGCCTGCAGTGGGAACCTGCCCAGGAGGCCCGCGTGCTGCTCTACCCGGAAGGCATGGTGCAGTTGAATGAATCCGCGGGGGAAATTCTCGCGCTGTGTGACGGTCGAACCCTTGCAGACCTCATCGACGAACTCTCGCGCCGGTTCCCGGACGCCGACGTGGCCGACGATGTGGTGGAATTTCTGGTGGATGCCCGCAGCCAGGGGTGGGTCCAGTGGGAGGAGCAGGGCCATGAGCACTGA